One Oncorhynchus clarkii lewisi isolate Uvic-CL-2024 chromosome 28, UVic_Ocla_1.0, whole genome shotgun sequence genomic region harbors:
- the LOC139386698 gene encoding heterogeneous nuclear ribonucleoprotein C-like isoform X2, which translates to MDRSPTTSALMASNVTNKTDPRSLNSRVFIGNLNTLLVTKTDVEAIFSKYGKIVGCSVHKGFAFVQFVNERCARAAVGGEDGRVIVGQVLDINLAGEPKPHRSKTTKRSAGDMYSSPTFDLDYDFQRDYYDRVYSYPSRVPPPPPPLSRAVIPSKRSRVSMTGGGSRRTKASFSSKSSQRASRTMKTDDLQTIKKELTLIKHKVDYLLESLGRMEKDHGKKSEGKGAKPEPGAVSSLQHSSNKKEESIKRERENQELNDSEGDLLEEEVKSQDRDDDDEEEEGERVDGDDGDSVNGDEDS; encoded by the exons ATGGA TCGGTCCCCCACCACCAGCGCCCTGATGGCCAGCAACGTGACCAACAAGACAGACCCTCGCTCGCTCAACTCCCGGGTCTTCATCGGAAACCTCAACACGCTACTGGTCACCAAGACTGACGTGGAGGCCATCTTCAGCAAGTATGGCAAGATCGTGGGCTGTTCTGTGCACAAGGGCTTTGCCTTCGTCCAGTTCGTCAACGAGAGATGCGCCCGGGCTGCTGTAGGGGGTGAGGACGGACGCGTGATCGTGGGACAGGTGCTGG aCATTAACTTGGCCGGAGAACCCAAACCCCACAGGTCAAAGACCACAAAGCGCTCTGCGGGAGACATGTACAG CAGTCCCACGTTTGATCTGGACTACGACTTCCAGAGAGATTACTATGACCG AGTGTATTCGTACCCGTCCCGcgtgccccctcctcctccacccctgtcCCGAGCAGTGATCCCATCCAAGCGCTCGCGGGTCAGCATGACTGGAGGGGGTAGCCGCCGCACCAAGGCCAGTTTCTCCTCCAAGAGCAGCCAGAGGGCATCAAGAACAA TGAAAACAGATGACCTGCAGACCATCAAGAAGGAGCTGACGCTGATTAAACACAAAGTAGACTACCTGCTGGAGAGCCTAGGCCGCATGGAGAAGGACCACGGCAAGAAGTCAG AAGGGAAAGGTGCCAAGCCTGAACCTGGAGCGGTGTCCTCACTGCAGCACTCCAGCAACAAGAAGGAGGAGAGCAtcaagagggagagggagaaccagGAGCTCAACGACTCTGAGGGGGACCTGCTagaagaggag GTAAAGAGTCAAGACAGGGATGATGATgacgaagaggaggaaggagaacgTGTGGATGGAGACGATGGTGACAGTGTCAACGGAGATGAGGATTCATAG
- the LOC139386698 gene encoding heterogeneous nuclear ribonucleoprotein C-like isoform X1: MDRSPTTSALMASNVTNKTDPRSLNSRVFIGNLNTLLVTKTDVEAIFSKYGKIVGCSVHKGFAFVQFVNERCARAAVGGEDGRVIVGQVLDINLAGEPKPHRSKTTKRSAGDMYRPDSISPTFDLDYDFQRDYYDRVYSYPSRVPPPPPPLSRAVIPSKRSRVSMTGGGSRRTKASFSSKSSQRASRTMKTDDLQTIKKELTLIKHKVDYLLESLGRMEKDHGKKSEGKGAKPEPGAVSSLQHSSNKKEESIKRERENQELNDSEGDLLEEEVKSQDRDDDDEEEEGERVDGDDGDSVNGDEDS, translated from the exons ATGGA TCGGTCCCCCACCACCAGCGCCCTGATGGCCAGCAACGTGACCAACAAGACAGACCCTCGCTCGCTCAACTCCCGGGTCTTCATCGGAAACCTCAACACGCTACTGGTCACCAAGACTGACGTGGAGGCCATCTTCAGCAAGTATGGCAAGATCGTGGGCTGTTCTGTGCACAAGGGCTTTGCCTTCGTCCAGTTCGTCAACGAGAGATGCGCCCGGGCTGCTGTAGGGGGTGAGGACGGACGCGTGATCGTGGGACAGGTGCTGG aCATTAACTTGGCCGGAGAACCCAAACCCCACAGGTCAAAGACCACAAAGCGCTCTGCGGGAGACATGTACAGGCCCGATTCAAT CAGTCCCACGTTTGATCTGGACTACGACTTCCAGAGAGATTACTATGACCG AGTGTATTCGTACCCGTCCCGcgtgccccctcctcctccacccctgtcCCGAGCAGTGATCCCATCCAAGCGCTCGCGGGTCAGCATGACTGGAGGGGGTAGCCGCCGCACCAAGGCCAGTTTCTCCTCCAAGAGCAGCCAGAGGGCATCAAGAACAA TGAAAACAGATGACCTGCAGACCATCAAGAAGGAGCTGACGCTGATTAAACACAAAGTAGACTACCTGCTGGAGAGCCTAGGCCGCATGGAGAAGGACCACGGCAAGAAGTCAG AAGGGAAAGGTGCCAAGCCTGAACCTGGAGCGGTGTCCTCACTGCAGCACTCCAGCAACAAGAAGGAGGAGAGCAtcaagagggagagggagaaccagGAGCTCAACGACTCTGAGGGGGACCTGCTagaagaggag GTAAAGAGTCAAGACAGGGATGATGATgacgaagaggaggaaggagaacgTGTGGATGGAGACGATGGTGACAGTGTCAACGGAGATGAGGATTCATAG
- the LOC139386700 gene encoding putative ferric-chelate reductase 1, with translation MDRGLLFVASMVMGCLAPGVSGNGHLSFANNTEVHITRTGCGLTKLCVETPEQCDPTGKTSCLFASIVTTAPSPPNGVDLLVELLGDSSGYIALGLTANETEGTSMVFICAQNRNGSFFFRSAQRNNLNNTISLTQRIVKNITGSVNGTFIQCKFMLPAVNATTRTSHVTTFVTFLAVGNVINGMGIGDINIRLTNKPLNLADPTSNVATTAVPTTAGSSALTSQAVMVLLSVLMYRLS, from the exons ATGGACAGAGGACTTCTCTTTGTGGCCTCTATGGTGATGGGCTGCCTGGCACCAGGTGTTAGTGGAAACGGACATCTCTCGTTTGCCAATAATACGGAG GTGCATATCACACGGACAGGCTGTGGATTGACTAAGCTGTGTGTAGAGACCCCAGAACAATGTGATCCTACAGGAAAAACAAGCTGCCTCTTCGCTTCCATCGTCACCACCGCCCCCTCTCCTCCTAATGGAGTAGACCTGTTAGTTGAGCTCCTTGGGGACTCCAGTGGATACATCGCTCTAGGACTGACTGCCAACGAGACAGAG GGAACGTCTATGGTTTTTATCTGTGCCCAGAACAGAAATGGCAGTTTCTTCTTCCGCTCTGCCCAGCGCAACAACCTCAACAACACAATTTCTCTGACACAAAGG ATTGTGAAAAACATCACTGGCTCAGTCAATGGGACTTTCATACAGTGTAAATTCATGCTGCCAGCGGTTAATGCAACAACCAGGACCAGTCACGTCACCACCTTCGTCACCTTCCTCGCTGTGGGAAATGTCATAAACG GTATGGGTATTGGTGACATCAACATACGCTTGACCAATAAGCCATTGAACCTGGCTGACCCTACCAGCAACGTTGCaacaacagcagtcccaacaacAGCCGGCAGCAGCGCACTCACATCCCAAG CTGTGATGGTCCTGCTCAGTGTGCTGATGTATCGTCTTTCCTGA